A region of the Conyzicola lurida genome:
TGGCGCGGGCACAGCGCGAACATGGACGAGCTCGCCCGGTACAACGAGGTCGTGGGCGACGTACGCACCGAGATCCAGCGCAGGGTCGCCGAGCTCATCATCTGGGGCGTGGACGAGAAGCGCATCATCGTCGACCCCGGCCTCGGGTTCGCGAAGACCGCCGAGCACAACTGGAAACTGCTCGGCAACATCGACCGCCTCGAGAGCCTCGGCTTCCCCGTGCTCATCGGTGCTTCCCGTAAGCGCTTCCTCGGCGGGCTGCTGCCGGATGACGCGACCCCGGTCGACCGCGACCCCGCGACGGCCATCGTCAGCGCTCTTGCCGCGCAGGCCGGCGTGTGGGGCGTACGCGTGCACGACGTCGAGTCGACCCGTGCTGCCCTCGCCGTGTGGACCGCGTGGGAAACCGGGGCCACCGCGTGAGCGCACCCCTCGACACCATCACCCTGACGGGGTTGCGGGCGTCGGCCTTCCACGGCGTCTTCGAGAACGAGCGACGTGACGGTCAGGTCTTCGTCATCGACGTCGTCGTGCACCTCGACTTCGCGGCGGCGGCGGCCGGCGACGACCTCGAGCTCACGGTGCACTACGGCGAACTCGCCGAAGACGTCGTCGCCGCGGTCGAGCGCGACCCGGTGGACCTGATCGAGACCGTCGCCGAGCGCATCGCCCAGGTCGTGCTCGAGCGCCGTGCCGTGCAGCTCGTCACCGTGACGGTACACAAGCCGAGCGCGCCGATCACGGTTCCGTTCGACGACGTCGCCGTGACCATTACCCGGGCGCGATCGTGAGCGCGGGGCTGTCCGTGAGCGCGGGGAGTTGCTGATGCGCGAACAGCGACTCCGCGTGGAACTCCCCGCCGTGCTGTCGCTGGGCAGCAACCTGGGCGACCGTGAGGCGACGATCCGTGCCGCCGTCGCCGAGATCGCCGCGCTCGACGAGGTCGTCGTCATCGCGGCATCCTCGCTCGTCGAATCGGCCGCGGTCAAGCTCGACGGTGTCGACGAGGAGGCGCCCGCCTATCTGAACGCGGTCGTCGCGATCCGCACCAGCCTCGACCCCGACGAACTGCTCAGCGCGATCAACACCATCGAGCACGACCACGGCAGGGTGCGCGACGTGCGCTGGGGCGACCGCACGCTCGACATCGACATCGTCGACTTCGGCGGGCTCCGCATCGACACCGACCGGCTCACCCTTCCCCACCCCCGCGCGGCAGAACGCGGATTCGTTCTCGTGCCGTGGCTCGAGATCGAACCGCTCGCGAGTCTGCTGCGGCACGGCCGGGTCGACGCCCTGCCCGCGGCCGGGCTTGACGACGTGCACCCCTATCCGGCGAGGCCTCTCCTGTGACCAGAACCCGACCCTCCCTCCTCGTCGCCGTCGCCCTGCTGGGCGCCGCGCTCGGTTGGCTGCTCGAGACCGCGCTCGTCGCGAGCGGGCGGGCGACGTTCATCCCTCCGGTCACGCTCGCCGCGGCCCTCGCCCTCATCGCCGTGATCGTCGTCGTGATGGCGTTGCCGGTATTCCGCGTCGTCCGGGGCACAGCGAAGTCGCGCATCGACCCGTTCTACGCGACCCGCGTCGTTCTGCTCGCCAAGGCCACGAGCATCACCGGCGCGTTGCTCGGCGGAGCCGCCGTCGCGATCCTCGTCTACCTGCTCACCCGGTCGGTCACCCCGCCGACCGCCTCCCTCGGGCTCTCCGTCGCCACCGTCGTCGCCGGCGTGCTGCTGCTCGTCGGCGGGCTCGTGGCCGAGAAGATGTGTACGCTGCCCCCGAGCGACGACGACGACAGCACCCACCTCCCCGCGAGTCAGGACCACGTGTGACCGACAGGCTCGACCTCCCCGAAATCACCTGGCGCCGCGTCTCGCCGCGCTACATCGTCGTCGACGTCGTCGGCTACATCGTCTTCGCGGTCATCATGGTCGGCGCGGGCTCCGCGGTCGCCTACTTCGTGGGCATCAGCTGGCTCTGGTTCGTGGTCGCCGCCATCGCGGTGGTGTTCGTCGTCACCATCGCGCTCACTCCCCGCCGCGTGCGGGCCATCGGCTACCAGTTACGCGACGACGACGTGCTGTTCCGCCGCGGCATCCTGTACCAGCGTTTTGTGGCCGTGCCCTACGGGCGCATGCAGCTCGTCGACATCAACCGCGGGCCGCTCGACCGCCTGCTCGGCCTCGCCGAACTCAAGTTCGTCACGGCCGCCGCGGCAACCGGTGTCACCATTCCCGGCCTGCCCGAAGCCGATGCCGAGGAGTTGAGAGACCGCCTCGTCGCCCTGGCCGAGAGCCGCAGGGCCGGGCTGTGACCACGTTCACCGACGGCGAGTGGCACCGCCTGCACCCGCTCACCCCGCTGCTGCGTGGCGGCATCACCTTCGTCGCCATCCTCGGCATCATCATCGTCAACCTGCGCGACATCTTCATCGACATGTTGTTCGGCGGCCGGGGCGGCCAGAGCGAACCGCTGGTCTGGTTGTACGAGAGCGGCTACCTCGGACTCGGCATCCTCGCCGTCGTTGTGGCACTCGTCGTCATCGTCGTCGTCTACTACCTGTCGTGGCGCATGAACACGTTCCGCATCACCGACGAGGTCGTCGAGGTGCGCAGCGGTGTCGTCTTCCGTCGCAACCGCAAGGGACGCCTCGACCGCATCCAGGGCATCAACATCGCCCGCCCGTTCTTCGCCCGCCTGTTCGGCGCAGCCCGCCTCGAGGTCAACGTCGCCGGGCAGGACGCGAACATCAAGCTCGACTACCTCACCTCCGGGTCGGCCGACGAACTGCGACGCGAGATCCTGCGCCTCGCGTCGGGCACGAAGGTGGCGGCCGCGGTCGCCCAGGTCGAGGCAGAAATACAGGGGGCGGATGCCGCGGGCCAGCCGATCCCGAAGGGCGCTGCCGTCTCGCACCTGATCGACCAGCGCGTCACCGAACTGCTCGCACCCGAGCGCGATCCCGACCTCGCCCCGCCCGAGTCGGTCGTCACGATGCACCTCGGGCGCCTCATCGGGTCGCTCCTGCTCAGCGGTTTCACCCTGTTCGTGATCGCGCTGATCGTCGGACTCGGCTGGGCGGTCGCCGCCACCGGCTCGTTCCTCTTCCTCATCGGCGTGCTGCCCACCATTATCGGAACCGGCAGCTTCTACGTCTCCCGCTTCACCCGGTCGCTGCGCTACAGCATCGCCGGAACACCCGACGGCGTGCGCATCGGCTTCGGACTGCTCTCGACCAGCAACGAGACGCTGCCTCCCGGCCGCATCCACTCGGTGCAGGTCACCCAGCCGCTGCTCTGGCGTCCGTTCGGCTGGTGGGAGATCAAGGTCAACCGCGCCTCGACCTCCTCGGCGAAGGGTGCCGCGGGACAGGCCAACACCACGATCCTGCCGGTCGGCAACCTCGACGACGTGCGCAAGGTGCTCGCGCTCGTGCTTCCCGACCTCACCGACGTCGAGACGGTCGCGCTGCTCGAACGCGGCATGATCGCGCGCGGTGCGACCGAGGGGTTCACGAGTTCGCCGCGCCGCGCCCGGGTCTGGCTCTGGTTCTCCTGGCGCCGCAACGGTTTCGCCATGCTGCCCGGCGCCGTCGTGCTCCGGCAGGGAGCGGTCTGGCGCCAGCTCACGATCGTGCCCGAAGCGCGCATGCAGAGCGTCGGCATGCACCAGGGCCCGGTCTCCCGGTCGCTGCGGCTCGCGTCTCTGCGCGTGCACACGGTCGCCGGGCCGATCGTGCCGTCGCTGAACGGTGTCGACAGCGTCGAGGCCGTGCGGTTCTTCAGAGACGTGGCGGATGCCGCGATCCTCTCCTCCTCGATCGACACGAGCCACCGCTGGCGCGCCGCCGAGTCCCCGCAGCCGGTTGAGCCTGTCGAAACCCCCACCCCCGAAAGCCTCCGCGAATGACCACCTCACGCTCCGGCCGCCTCGGCGTCGGCATCATCGGCGCCGGACGGGTGGGCCCGGTCCTCGGCGCCGCGCTCGCCGGCGCCGGCCACGCGATCGTCGGCATCTCTGCGACATCCCAAAGCAGTATCGACCGCGCGGAAG
Encoded here:
- a CDS encoding PH domain-containing protein; amino-acid sequence: MTTFTDGEWHRLHPLTPLLRGGITFVAILGIIIVNLRDIFIDMLFGGRGGQSEPLVWLYESGYLGLGILAVVVALVVIVVVYYLSWRMNTFRITDEVVEVRSGVVFRRNRKGRLDRIQGINIARPFFARLFGAARLEVNVAGQDANIKLDYLTSGSADELRREILRLASGTKVAAAVAQVEAEIQGADAAGQPIPKGAAVSHLIDQRVTELLAPERDPDLAPPESVVTMHLGRLIGSLLLSGFTLFVIALIVGLGWAVAATGSFLFLIGVLPTIIGTGSFYVSRFTRSLRYSIAGTPDGVRIGFGLLSTSNETLPPGRIHSVQVTQPLLWRPFGWWEIKVNRASTSSAKGAAGQANTTILPVGNLDDVRKVLALVLPDLTDVETVALLERGMIARGATEGFTSSPRRARVWLWFSWRRNGFAMLPGAVVLRQGAVWRQLTIVPEARMQSVGMHQGPVSRSLRLASLRVHTVAGPIVPSLNGVDSVEAVRFFRDVADAAILSSSIDTSHRWRAAESPQPVEPVETPTPESLRE
- a CDS encoding DUF3180 family protein — protein: MTRTRPSLLVAVALLGAALGWLLETALVASGRATFIPPVTLAAALALIAVIVVVMALPVFRVVRGTAKSRIDPFYATRVVLLAKATSITGALLGGAAVAILVYLLTRSVTPPTASLGLSVATVVAGVLLLVGGLVAEKMCTLPPSDDDDSTHLPASQDHV
- the folK gene encoding 2-amino-4-hydroxy-6-hydroxymethyldihydropteridine diphosphokinase codes for the protein MREQRLRVELPAVLSLGSNLGDREATIRAAVAEIAALDEVVVIAASSLVESAAVKLDGVDEEAPAYLNAVVAIRTSLDPDELLSAINTIEHDHGRVRDVRWGDRTLDIDIVDFGGLRIDTDRLTLPHPRAAERGFVLVPWLEIEPLASLLRHGRVDALPAAGLDDVHPYPARPLL
- a CDS encoding PH domain-containing protein yields the protein MTDRLDLPEITWRRVSPRYIVVDVVGYIVFAVIMVGAGSAVAYFVGISWLWFVVAAIAVVFVVTIALTPRRVRAIGYQLRDDDVLFRRGILYQRFVAVPYGRMQLVDINRGPLDRLLGLAELKFVTAAAATGVTIPGLPEADAEELRDRLVALAESRRAGL
- the folB gene encoding dihydroneopterin aldolase — its product is MSAPLDTITLTGLRASAFHGVFENERRDGQVFVIDVVVHLDFAAAAAGDDLELTVHYGELAEDVVAAVERDPVDLIETVAERIAQVVLERRAVQLVTVTVHKPSAPITVPFDDVAVTITRARS